The Punica granatum isolate Tunisia-2019 chromosome 4, ASM765513v2, whole genome shotgun sequence genome has a window encoding:
- the LOC116205904 gene encoding zinc transporter 5 isoform X1 — protein MMSPKPISEDRGSPHFRQAPLQIIHILGNFLRIWSVYSMYNYLTHTGASVVLFIFSCLVPASVVLLLMQKPWKGRPLSNTQVVPSIINGGVTALYFILWGKGLKVCGPLRTLLAEYSGAVLGVLSAVLYGQRRHVWKKVGGLIAMLAAFYLLSEGWAMARYSPFKFGDDLQSEVETEEKVLGMKEMVLPILAGILSALRRVIGRRVSLKNQLKRRLHALTIASATCFLFPVAMWDTIIGSTSASSNNLTFSLWAFLSTIFFGIILIFYVESIAEERLHMVFSSPRHLAVAGACIVIMEISYKMDFSLPGFLLCCLILGFGIYEATSLDRSRRESFQKSDLSDSVGDQVQMSPLPT, from the exons ATGATGTCTCCGAAGCCCATCTCTGAGGATCGGGGATCTCCTCATTTCAG GCAGGCGCCTTTGCAGATAATACATATCTTGGGCAACTTCTTGAGAATATGGTCGGTCTATTCAATGTATAATTATTTGACTCACACAGGAGCATCCGTAGTGCTTTTCATCTTCAGTTGCCTTGTGCCTGCATCTGTCGTACTTTTACTGATGCAAAAGCCTTGGAAGGGTAGACCACTCTCTAATACGCAG GTTGTACCTTCTATAATTAACGGTGGTGTAACCGCTTTGTACTTCATTTTGTGGGGAAAGGGTTTGAAAGTTTGTGGACCACTCAG AACTTTGTTGGCGGAGTATTCTGGTGCAGTTCTTGGAGTTTTGTCTGCAGTATTATATGGGCAAAGGCGGCATGTTTGGAAAAAG GTCGGTGGGCTGATTGCAATGCTGGCTGCTTTCTACCTATTATCCGAAGGGTGGGCTATGGCCAGATATTCTCCTTTTA AATTTGGAGATGACCTTCAGTCTGAGGTTGAGACAGAAGAAAAAGTGTTGGGTATGAAAGAAATGGTACTTCCCATCTTGGCTGGAATCCTGTCCGCACTCAGAAGGGTGATTGGACGGCGTGTCTCACTCAAG AATCAACTTAAAAGAAGACTCCATGCCCTAACCATTGCTTCTGCAACATGTTTTCTGTTTCCGGTGGCTATGTGGGACACAATCATA GGATCAACTTCTGCAAGCAGCAACAATTTAACCTTTTCCCTGTGGGCCTTTCTGAGCACTATATTCTTCGGAATAATCTTGATATTCTATGTTGAAAGTATTGCAGAGGAGAG ATTGCATATGGTTTTCTCTTCTCCAAGACATCTGGCGGTTGCTGGAGCATGCATTGTCATCATGGAGATCTCTTACAAGATGGACTTTTCTCTTCCTGGCTTCCTACTCTGCTGCTTAATTCTGGGCTTCG GAATATATGAAGCGACATCTCTGGATCGTAGTAGGAGGGAATCTTTCCAGAAATCAGACCTTTCTGATAGTGTAGGGGACCAAGTACAGATGTCCCCTCTTCCTACTTGA
- the LOC116205904 gene encoding zinc transporter 5 isoform X2: MQKPWKGRPLSNTQVVPSIINGGVTALYFILWGKGLKVCGPLRTLLAEYSGAVLGVLSAVLYGQRRHVWKKVGGLIAMLAAFYLLSEGWAMARYSPFKFGDDLQSEVETEEKVLGMKEMVLPILAGILSALRRVIGRRVSLKNQLKRRLHALTIASATCFLFPVAMWDTIIGSTSASSNNLTFSLWAFLSTIFFGIILIFYVESIAEERLHMVFSSPRHLAVAGACIVIMEISYKMDFSLPGFLLCCLILGFGIYEATSLDRSRRESFQKSDLSDSVGDQVQMSPLPT, from the exons ATGCAAAAGCCTTGGAAGGGTAGACCACTCTCTAATACGCAG GTTGTACCTTCTATAATTAACGGTGGTGTAACCGCTTTGTACTTCATTTTGTGGGGAAAGGGTTTGAAAGTTTGTGGACCACTCAG AACTTTGTTGGCGGAGTATTCTGGTGCAGTTCTTGGAGTTTTGTCTGCAGTATTATATGGGCAAAGGCGGCATGTTTGGAAAAAG GTCGGTGGGCTGATTGCAATGCTGGCTGCTTTCTACCTATTATCCGAAGGGTGGGCTATGGCCAGATATTCTCCTTTTA AATTTGGAGATGACCTTCAGTCTGAGGTTGAGACAGAAGAAAAAGTGTTGGGTATGAAAGAAATGGTACTTCCCATCTTGGCTGGAATCCTGTCCGCACTCAGAAGGGTGATTGGACGGCGTGTCTCACTCAAG AATCAACTTAAAAGAAGACTCCATGCCCTAACCATTGCTTCTGCAACATGTTTTCTGTTTCCGGTGGCTATGTGGGACACAATCATA GGATCAACTTCTGCAAGCAGCAACAATTTAACCTTTTCCCTGTGGGCCTTTCTGAGCACTATATTCTTCGGAATAATCTTGATATTCTATGTTGAAAGTATTGCAGAGGAGAG ATTGCATATGGTTTTCTCTTCTCCAAGACATCTGGCGGTTGCTGGAGCATGCATTGTCATCATGGAGATCTCTTACAAGATGGACTTTTCTCTTCCTGGCTTCCTACTCTGCTGCTTAATTCTGGGCTTCG GAATATATGAAGCGACATCTCTGGATCGTAGTAGGAGGGAATCTTTCCAGAAATCAGACCTTTCTGATAGTGTAGGGGACCAAGTACAGATGTCCCCTCTTCCTACTTGA